In Meiothermus ruber DSM 1279, the following proteins share a genomic window:
- a CDS encoding S1C family serine protease, with protein MRMVILLVLLTLSQALAQAPRLTTPEEVARVEVIRRALPAVVKISGILRDPQTGNEGPTNGSGFFYAPSRIITNYHVVQDLRDISVELFDGRSFPAQVFAVDKGIDIAILTVQGVTAPAQLSFGSSQNLPVGMGLVVIGSPFGQRNLASYGILAGVGPTSAEKNDLDPEIGAEIGDLLFTDARIVQGNSGGPVLDLQGRVVGVANATLGDLSGVGGVGVAIPGDLVRQSVSDLERFGVPQRGNLGATLLDLGELDPILLGRVGLLSTRGAMIEKVQPGSPAARAGLRPAQRDQRGKLVSLGDIILAVNGRTMRNASEVTQTIARYRPGDRVNLTIWRNGRRLDVAVTMIARR; from the coding sequence ATGCGCATGGTCATTCTATTGGTTCTGCTTACCCTCTCACAGGCCCTGGCCCAGGCCCCCCGCCTCACCACCCCCGAGGAGGTGGCCCGGGTAGAAGTCATCCGCCGGGCTTTGCCCGCGGTGGTCAAAATTTCCGGCATTTTGCGCGACCCCCAGACTGGCAACGAAGGCCCCACCAACGGCTCCGGCTTTTTTTACGCCCCCAGCCGTATCATCACCAACTACCACGTGGTGCAGGATCTGCGCGATATCAGCGTGGAGTTGTTCGACGGGCGCTCGTTCCCGGCCCAGGTATTTGCAGTGGATAAAGGCATTGATATCGCCATCCTGACCGTGCAGGGCGTGACCGCCCCGGCCCAGCTTTCCTTTGGCAGTTCGCAGAACCTACCGGTGGGCATGGGGTTGGTGGTGATCGGAAGTCCTTTCGGGCAGCGCAACCTGGCCTCGTATGGCATCCTGGCCGGCGTTGGCCCCACCTCGGCCGAGAAAAACGACCTCGACCCCGAGATTGGCGCGGAAATTGGCGACCTGCTCTTTACCGATGCTCGAATCGTGCAGGGCAACTCCGGTGGCCCGGTGCTCGATTTGCAGGGCCGGGTGGTGGGGGTGGCCAACGCCACCCTGGGCGACCTGAGCGGCGTGGGCGGGGTGGGGGTGGCCATTCCGGGCGACCTGGTGCGGCAGAGCGTGAGCGACCTCGAGCGCTTCGGTGTCCCGCAGCGCGGCAACCTGGGGGCCACCCTGCTCGACCTAGGGGAGCTCGACCCCATCCTGCTGGGGCGGGTGGGTCTGCTCTCCACCCGTGGAGCCATGATCGAAAAGGTGCAGCCCGGCAGCCCCGCCGCCCGGGCCGGCCTGCGCCCGGCCCAGCGCGACCAGCGCGGCAAACTGGTCAGCCTAGGTGACATCATCCTGGCCGTTAATGGCCGCACCATGCGCAACGCCAGCGAGGTCACCCAGACCATTGCCCGCTACCGCCCCGGCGACCGGGTGAACCTGACCATCTGGCGCAACGGGCGGCGGCTGGATGTGGCCGTGACCATGATCGCCCGGCGCTAA
- a CDS encoding deoxynucleoside kinase, with protein MYIAIEGVIGVGKTTLARLLAERLGAESLLEVVEENPFLPLFYQDPVRYGFKVQVFFLLSRYKQLLPLAQPSLFTGGVVADYLFDKDAIFAAMNLSGAEWDLYNDLYRSLAPKIPTPDLTIYLRAPLPVILERIRRRGRVFEKQMEPEYLARLHEFYEHHFATYPHALWTLETQDLNFAELEADQDWVVRQVQERLAQKTATPSAS; from the coding sequence ATGTATATCGCGATTGAAGGGGTCATTGGCGTAGGCAAAACCACCCTGGCCCGGCTGCTGGCCGAGCGGCTGGGGGCCGAAAGCCTGCTCGAGGTGGTGGAAGAAAACCCTTTTTTACCGCTTTTCTATCAAGACCCCGTCCGCTACGGCTTCAAGGTGCAGGTCTTCTTCCTGCTCTCAAGGTACAAGCAACTGCTACCCCTGGCCCAGCCCAGCCTGTTTACCGGTGGGGTGGTGGCCGACTACCTCTTCGATAAGGATGCCATTTTCGCGGCCATGAACCTCTCCGGGGCCGAGTGGGATCTGTACAACGACCTCTACCGCAGCCTGGCCCCCAAGATCCCCACCCCCGATCTGACCATCTACCTGCGGGCACCCCTGCCGGTGATTCTGGAGCGCATCCGCCGCCGGGGGCGGGTCTTCGAAAAGCAGATGGAACCGGAGTACCTGGCCCGGCTCCACGAGTTCTACGAGCACCACTTCGCCACCTACCCCCATGCGCTTTGGACCCTCGAGACCCAGGATCTCAACTTTGCCGAGCTCGAGGCTGACCAGGACTGGGTGGTGCGGCAGGTACAGGAACGGCTCGCCCAGAAAACCGCCACCCCGTCCGCATCCTAG
- a CDS encoding DUF3084 domain-containing protein, protein MTFWAILILLVLVAGLVAYVGDLVAKRVGKRHWRFLGLRPRTTAALVAIGTGVLIALGAFGTFFLLVRDARETILQAEAVRQERDRLRTEVERLENRAASIFSQYEQLKLERDEFEKNNTLLARQLAQNAELQRQTRQDLEDALVEREKLRQEVEELQAASAAQREALEQLKQIRLSLLQEKEQLQKEKTQLLADRATLVAQAHKAEQQLQAFERASREARTRLKALQTRTAELEARLRQLEADKRNLEGDIAVLVSPQASASDNSHQLEALQRENSELKSSLAEAQRELQLLRERNQMLAASLDKSLRMSLLTEEPVEPGNEQPALSEITRRVDNRIRLLGLRGVDVLIKPIPTSPKPGLLLARIQGIGADGRVRVVIEYRAREQAFSQGDVLASTYLILPASQAELRRRLDTLSQSAENRLSEAGWVPEKLAKGGIALEEFVTLATQLSGRRGGARIVVVALDNLYPTEPPRLGLRLLP, encoded by the coding sequence ATGACATTCTGGGCCATTCTCATCCTCCTGGTGCTGGTGGCCGGTCTGGTCGCCTACGTGGGCGATCTGGTCGCCAAACGGGTGGGCAAGCGCCACTGGCGTTTTCTGGGCCTGCGTCCCAGAACCACCGCCGCCCTGGTGGCGATTGGAACCGGGGTGCTGATTGCCCTGGGGGCCTTTGGAACCTTCTTCCTGTTGGTGCGGGACGCCCGCGAAACCATACTGCAGGCCGAGGCGGTGCGGCAGGAGCGCGACCGCCTGCGCACCGAAGTGGAACGACTGGAAAACCGCGCAGCCAGCATTTTTAGCCAGTACGAGCAGCTCAAGCTCGAGCGCGACGAATTTGAGAAAAACAACACCCTGCTGGCCCGGCAGCTTGCACAAAACGCCGAACTCCAGCGTCAAACCCGCCAGGATCTCGAGGATGCCCTGGTCGAGCGGGAAAAGCTGCGCCAGGAAGTTGAAGAACTCCAGGCCGCCAGCGCCGCTCAGCGCGAAGCCCTCGAGCAGCTCAAGCAGATTCGCCTCAGCCTGTTGCAAGAGAAAGAGCAGCTCCAGAAGGAAAAAACGCAACTGCTGGCCGACCGCGCGACGCTGGTGGCCCAGGCCCACAAGGCCGAGCAGCAGCTACAAGCCTTTGAAAGGGCAAGCCGCGAGGCCAGAACCCGCTTGAAAGCCCTGCAGACCCGCACTGCAGAGCTCGAGGCCCGCCTGCGCCAGCTCGAGGCCGACAAGCGCAACCTCGAGGGGGATATCGCCGTGCTGGTAAGCCCTCAAGCCTCAGCCAGTGATAACAGCCACCAGCTCGAGGCCCTCCAGCGCGAAAACAGCGAACTTAAAAGCAGCCTCGCCGAGGCCCAGCGCGAACTCCAGTTGCTGCGTGAGCGCAATCAGATGCTTGCCGCTAGCCTGGATAAAAGCCTGCGCATGAGCCTCCTGACCGAGGAACCGGTAGAGCCGGGCAACGAACAGCCCGCCCTGAGCGAGATCACCCGACGGGTTGATAACCGCATCCGCCTGCTTGGATTGCGGGGGGTGGATGTGCTGATCAAACCCATCCCCACCAGCCCCAAACCAGGCCTGTTACTGGCCCGCATCCAGGGCATTGGCGCCGATGGGCGGGTGCGGGTGGTGATCGAGTACCGGGCCCGTGAACAGGCCTTTTCTCAGGGCGATGTCCTGGCCTCCACCTACCTGATTCTGCCGGCCAGCCAGGCCGAGCTGCGCCGGCGCCTCGATACCCTTAGCCAGAGCGCCGAAAATCGGCTTAGCGAGGCGGGCTGGGTGCCCGAAAAGCTGGCCAAGGGGGGGATCGCCCTCGAGGAGTTCGTCACCCTGGCTACCCAGCTTTCGGGTAGGCGGGGCGGGGCGCGGATCGTGGTGGTGGCGCTGGATAACCTCTACCCCACCGAGCCGCCCCGGCTGGGCCTCAGGCTGCTGCCGTGA
- the lptB gene encoding LPS export ABC transporter ATP-binding protein, translating to MEAALQTDPSPITGSTTRLEAIGLVKRYGRREVVRGVSLELSRGEIVALFGPNGAGKTTTFYMLVGFIEPNAGQIRLGGRDVSRLPMYKRARLGLGYLPQEPSAFRRMTALENLLAVLEFQPLSKTERAQRAAELLEELGISHLRDKYAYTLSGGERRRLEIARALCTNPDFILLDEPFTGVDPKNVHDIQKLISELRERRGVGIFITDHSVRETLAIADRIYLMYDGQVAFQGSPEEFARDAGVRTHYLGDAYEL from the coding sequence ATGGAAGCTGCATTGCAAACAGACCCCAGCCCTATCACCGGTTCCACCACCCGCCTCGAGGCCATCGGTTTGGTCAAGCGCTACGGCAGGCGGGAGGTGGTGCGGGGGGTGAGCCTCGAGCTCTCCCGCGGCGAGATTGTGGCCCTATTTGGCCCCAACGGGGCCGGCAAAACCACCACTTTTTACATGCTGGTCGGATTCATCGAACCCAACGCGGGGCAGATCCGCCTGGGTGGGCGGGACGTCTCCCGGCTGCCCATGTACAAGCGGGCCCGGCTGGGGCTGGGCTACCTGCCCCAGGAGCCCTCGGCCTTTCGCCGCATGACCGCCCTGGAGAACCTGCTGGCGGTGCTGGAGTTTCAGCCCCTTTCCAAAACCGAGCGAGCCCAGCGGGCGGCCGAGCTTCTGGAGGAGCTGGGCATTAGCCACCTGCGCGACAAGTACGCCTACACCCTTTCGGGCGGCGAGCGGCGGCGGCTGGAAATTGCCCGCGCCCTCTGCACCAACCCCGATTTCATCCTGCTGGACGAACCCTTCACCGGCGTAGACCCTAAAAACGTCCACGACATCCAGAAGCTCATCTCCGAACTGCGCGAACGGCGCGGGGTGGGCATCTTCATCACCGACCACTCGGTGCGGGAGACCCTGGCTATTGCCGACCGCATCTACCTGATGTACGACGGCCAGGTGGCCTTCCAGGGTTCACCTGAGGAATTCGCTCGAGACGCAGGGGTGCGAACCCACTACCTGGGCGACGCGTACGAGCTTTGA